In Acidianus brierleyi, one genomic interval encodes:
- a CDS encoding ABC transporter substrate-binding protein, whose translation MNGKNIGISRTIIILIVLVIIIIAAVGAEFVITKHPTPTVKAISLAPSNTNVLTDVAQTAPPDALDPATGFFVQDGPLFTAVFQELVEFNGTNYHEVVPVLAENYSTPNYQNYYFNLRDYVHFADGVQFNSSTVWFSLYRTILMGQGPGVANYIGLLFNSTVYGMTGYAIPWGVNYAIQNATGLPTANNYTLTAQVLASILSHFNANNATIQKIMEYPNQAVVVKGPYEVEVSTLEPYRYLPFDLAGWWGAIVNPVIVDEHGGVSPNSVNSYLDEYGMNGTGPYVIVKVSPGFSTIELEANPNYWAVGHDVPLVAQPAHIKYVVINYGLSHNDRVEDFLKNDAQISYISIPYLSQILGAYPYNTIPMNSSFINFGSEPGVNFIALNTQKYPTNITDFRLAVEYAVNYSALLSIFSYNGKPLASEFLGPISPQFPGYYDPSGLPDYNYSPSLAMHYLNEAGYIGHFYVVLPNGSTLGDSSGTQLPPLSLYALSPVNELEEDELEIISHDLSAIGISTTVYYVLPSIVPSFNTPSNSPQLLDLGWFPDWPDPVFQQLMPITDIQFGALDHAWLNSSKLQSIYSNLPFITNSTLQKKLTAEAYSIIYHEAPYMWLPVTDYYYFVQPYVHGFEYNEFVGYYYNMMYYSNYTYTT comes from the coding sequence ATGAATGGAAAAAATATTGGTATAAGCAGGACTATTATAATCTTAATTGTCCTAGTAATTATTATAATAGCCGCAGTGGGAGCAGAATTCGTAATAACCAAACACCCAACTCCCACCGTTAAAGCAATCTCACTAGCACCATCAAACACAAACGTACTAACAGACGTAGCACAAACAGCACCACCAGACGCACTAGACCCAGCAACAGGCTTTTTCGTACAGGACGGTCCATTGTTTACTGCTGTTTTTCAAGAGCTTGTAGAGTTTAACGGTACTAATTATCACGAGGTAGTCCCAGTATTAGCTGAGAATTATTCTACTCCAAATTACCAGAATTATTACTTTAACTTGAGGGACTACGTTCACTTCGCCGACGGAGTACAATTCAATTCGTCAACAGTATGGTTCTCACTATACAGAACAATACTAATGGGTCAAGGACCCGGAGTAGCAAACTACATCGGATTATTATTCAACTCAACAGTTTACGGAATGACAGGATACGCAATACCTTGGGGAGTTAACTACGCAATACAGAACGCAACAGGATTACCAACAGCAAATAATTACACACTAACAGCACAAGTACTAGCATCAATACTCTCACACTTCAACGCGAACAACGCAACAATACAAAAGATAATGGAATACCCAAACCAAGCAGTAGTAGTAAAAGGACCGTATGAAGTAGAGGTTAGTACGCTAGAGCCTTACAGATATTTGCCATTTGATCTAGCTGGCTGGTGGGGTGCTATTGTTAATCCTGTAATTGTTGATGAGCATGGTGGAGTTTCTCCCAATTCCGTTAATTCTTACCTTGATGAGTATGGTATGAATGGTACTGGTCCTTACGTTATAGTTAAGGTTTCTCCTGGGTTTTCTACCATAGAGTTGGAGGCTAATCCTAATTATTGGGCTGTAGGTCATGACGTTCCTCTAGTTGCTCAGCCTGCTCACATTAAGTACGTTGTTATTAATTATGGTTTGAGTCATAATGATAGGGTTGAGGATTTCTTGAAGAACGATGCTCAAATATCTTACATTTCAATACCCTACTTGTCCCAAATACTTGGTGCCTACCCATATAATACTATACCGATGAATTCTTCCTTCATTAACTTCGGTTCTGAACCTGGTGTTAACTTTATTGCATTAAATACTCAAAAGTATCCTACTAATATTACTGATTTTAGGTTGGCTGTGGAGTATGCTGTTAATTATTCTGCTTTATTGTCAATATTTTCTTATAATGGTAAGCCTTTGGCTTCTGAGTTTTTGGGTCCTATATCTCCTCAGTTTCCTGGTTATTATGATCCTAGTGGTCTTCCTGACTATAATTATAGTCCTTCTTTAGCTATGCATTATCTTAATGAGGCTGGTTACATTGGTCATTTTTACGTCGTTCTTCCTAATGGTAGTACTTTGGGTGATTCTTCTGGTACTCAATTGCCTCCCTTGTCATTGTATGCCTTGTCTCCTGTTAATGAGCTTGAGGAGGACGAGCTTGAAATAATATCTCACGATCTTAGCGCAATAGGAATATCTACTACAGTCTACTACGTACTACCATCGATAGTTCCATCATTTAATACGCCAAGTAATAGTCCGCAGTTGCTTGATCTAGGCTGGTTCCCAGATTGGCCTGATCCTGTCTTCCAGCAATTGATGCCTATAACCGACATACAATTTGGAGCCCTGGATCATGCTTGGCTAAATTCTTCTAAGCTTCAGTCAATATATAGTAATTTACCATTTATTACAAATTCTACTCTTCAGAAAAAGTTAACTGCAGAAGCATACTCTATAATTTATCATGAGGCTCCTTACATGTGGTTACCAGTTACCGATTATTATTACTTTGTTCAGCCTTATGTCCATGGATTCGAATATAATGAATTTGTAGGATATTATTATAATATGATGTATTATAGTAACTATACTTACACTACATAA
- a CDS encoding G1 family glutamic endopeptidase produces MSKYTFYFGEESLNWAGYVVSSNFSNPEPEVTDIDGSWIVQSVKPTMFPTYSAQWIGIGGFFSGDKSLIQTGTLSYSEFGQTYYCAWYEILPAAATPIQNFTVKPGDTIYSSIILLKVINSTTQEWKITLDDVTEHEYFSITLNYSSSLLSGEWIEERPEVFGHLSTLADFGIAYYGEGYTNIALTNYVTIDGTIGPIGAFPYESITMTNDIGEPIAVPGNLLYNGTSFNITYEGLIR; encoded by the coding sequence ATGTCAAAGTATACCTTTTATTTTGGAGAAGAGTCATTAAATTGGGCAGGATATGTTGTATCGTCAAATTTTAGTAACCCAGAACCGGAGGTAACAGATATAGACGGTTCATGGATAGTCCAAAGCGTTAAACCTACAATGTTTCCTACTTATTCTGCCCAGTGGATAGGAATAGGCGGATTCTTTAGCGGTGACAAGTCATTAATTCAGACAGGAACATTATCTTATTCTGAATTTGGACAGACTTACTACTGTGCATGGTACGAAATTCTTCCAGCTGCTGCAACACCAATACAAAATTTTACAGTTAAACCTGGAGACACAATTTATAGTTCTATAATACTGCTAAAAGTTATAAATTCTACAACCCAAGAATGGAAAATAACATTAGATGATGTTACAGAACATGAGTACTTTAGTATAACACTAAATTACTCGTCTTCATTATTATCTGGAGAATGGATAGAAGAAAGACCAGAAGTATTCGGACATTTAAGTACATTAGCTGATTTTGGAATAGCGTATTATGGAGAAGGATATACTAATATAGCACTAACAAACTATGTTACAATAGACGGAACTATTGGACCAATAGGAGCATTTCCATATGAATCTATTACCATGACAAATGACATTGGAGAGCCTATAGCAGTTCCAGGTAACTTATTATATAATGGCACATCATTTAATATAACATATGAGGGTTTAATAAGGTAA
- a CDS encoding MFS transporter, giving the protein MRSGESVKNLAKKNKKFYVLMIVLVLIPWFLEAYDSELYFFASPYIISTLKISSAYIGLTASIYAIGIAVFSMVGGYLFDKISPKYTIVSAVGLFTIFTILTGYVSNGLELLIYRFLVGVGVGIFQPATAAFAGDLLNTTRALRIGANSVAFGVGLFIAPYVISPFLPKFSLPFLISGILSIISLALFFYFVPINYREEIREKIDLKKILNVNTIILSIAILSFGIALFAFLGYYSDYLLYGLNLSKSNATIIASMNGLGELVFLLPIALLSDKISRKISLLLSSTILTLSSIGLFIGYLGYLPMILLTIAWGAGYGGLIVSIISFSQDVVPDEVVGSVTGFMFLTFNIGAIFGAPIMGGLISSYGFEKAGLLAIALPNFLALLLSIIVRSKKIVQK; this is encoded by the coding sequence ATGAGAAGTGGAGAATCCGTTAAAAATCTAGCTAAGAAAAATAAAAAATTTTATGTATTAATGATAGTTCTAGTCTTAATACCTTGGTTTCTTGAGGCTTACGATTCTGAGCTATATTTTTTCGCTTCTCCTTATATAATAAGCACACTAAAGATAAGTTCAGCATATATAGGCCTAACAGCGTCTATATATGCAATAGGTATAGCTGTTTTTAGTATGGTAGGTGGTTATTTATTTGATAAAATATCGCCAAAATATACCATAGTATCGGCTGTAGGACTCTTTACAATATTTACTATATTAACAGGATACGTATCTAACGGATTAGAATTATTGATATACAGATTTTTGGTTGGTGTGGGTGTAGGAATATTCCAACCAGCTACTGCTGCTTTTGCTGGAGATTTATTAAATACAACAAGAGCATTAAGAATAGGAGCTAATAGTGTAGCTTTTGGAGTCGGGCTTTTTATAGCACCGTATGTTATCTCACCTTTTTTACCTAAATTTAGTTTACCATTCTTGATATCAGGAATTTTATCCATAATAAGTTTAGCATTATTCTTTTATTTTGTTCCAATAAATTATAGAGAGGAAATAAGAGAAAAAATAGACTTGAAAAAAATTCTAAATGTAAATACCATAATATTAAGTATTGCAATATTATCATTTGGGATAGCATTATTTGCGTTCTTAGGATATTATTCAGACTATCTCTTGTATGGTCTGAACTTAAGCAAGTCTAATGCTACAATAATAGCATCTATGAATGGTCTCGGAGAACTAGTATTTCTACTCCCAATAGCACTATTAAGTGATAAGATAAGTAGAAAAATAAGTTTGCTACTAAGTAGTACAATATTAACTTTATCTTCTATAGGCCTTTTTATAGGATACTTAGGGTATTTACCAATGATTTTACTTACTATCGCATGGGGAGCTGGATATGGTGGCCTAATAGTGAGTATAATATCTTTCTCGCAAGACGTAGTTCCAGACGAAGTAGTAGGCTCAGTTACTGGTTTCATGTTTCTTACTTTCAACATAGGCGCTATATTTGGCGCACCTATAATGGGTGGACTTATTTCATCCTATGGATTCGAAAAAGCAGGCTTGCTAGCAATAGCACTACCTAACTTTTTAGCACTTCTACTATCAATTATTGTTAGATCTAAAAAAATTGTACAGAAGTAA
- a CDS encoding APC family permease: MERSKAQAEDLGIKSDKMMRKTLSRLELLFLSLQGIIGSGWLFASLYTAAYVGGAGIISWIIGGILLIFIALTYSEISSSIPKSGGVVRYPHYTHGGIVGYIIAWSYFAAGATVPAIESTAIVTYLTSLFPSLTINGYLTTTGLGLAYGLLFSFFIINYLGVGLVGKVAHGVGWWKLIIPSLTVIMLLVFYFHPSNFYANGFFPPSKYLASGFSGWSSVLYAIPTTGILFSYTGFRQAIEYGGEAKNPSKDIPFAVVGALLISIVLYTLLQVAFTGAINWSSIGVKIGNWTGLQYSSLSSGPFYEIFKSSSVAGSILLLFDAFAILLLIDSAVSPAGTTVTGMGTGTRVLYGLASNGYLPEIFLKIGKTRVPVISLITVTVLGGIFLLPFPAWIALVGIVSSAAVFTYIMGGISLEVLRKKAPELHRPYRLPLARVLSPISTLVALLIVYWAGFVTLFEVVTIIFAGFPILFGYYARRNWNISVRLATLLGVANALIIGILDLYFFMITNGLSMSNTFAFMIYLIIMSILVFSDMAIIYLKSVTSRQEIKSGAWMPALIFSVLALSYFGSFGLDVLIPFPQDLMVLIVIGLFFHYIAVKSGIKTKAIEEIIDNMKGLI; this comes from the coding sequence ATGGAAAGATCTAAGGCACAGGCTGAAGATTTAGGAATAAAATCGGATAAAATGATGAGAAAAACATTATCTAGATTAGAACTTCTTTTTCTTTCATTACAAGGTATAATAGGTTCTGGATGGTTATTTGCTTCTTTATACACTGCAGCATATGTAGGTGGAGCAGGAATAATATCATGGATAATAGGAGGAATTCTCTTAATATTTATAGCTTTGACTTATTCAGAAATATCTTCCTCAATACCAAAGTCTGGTGGAGTAGTAAGATATCCTCATTATACGCATGGTGGTATAGTTGGTTATATTATTGCATGGTCGTATTTCGCTGCAGGAGCTACTGTACCAGCAATAGAATCTACTGCTATTGTAACCTATTTAACTAGTCTTTTTCCATCATTAACTATTAATGGTTATTTAACTACTACTGGACTTGGTCTAGCCTATGGGCTTTTATTTTCCTTCTTTATTATAAATTATCTCGGAGTTGGGTTAGTTGGAAAAGTTGCACATGGCGTAGGATGGTGGAAGTTAATAATACCTAGTTTAACAGTAATTATGCTATTAGTATTTTATTTTCATCCTTCAAATTTTTATGCTAATGGATTCTTTCCTCCTTCTAAATACTTAGCATCTGGATTCTCAGGCTGGTCTTCTGTTCTTTATGCCATTCCAACTACTGGAATACTTTTTTCTTATACAGGTTTTAGGCAAGCTATAGAATATGGAGGAGAAGCTAAGAATCCGTCGAAAGATATCCCTTTTGCAGTAGTAGGCGCGTTACTTATATCTATAGTTCTTTATACATTACTTCAAGTTGCGTTTACAGGGGCTATAAATTGGTCATCTATTGGTGTGAAAATCGGAAATTGGACAGGATTGCAATATTCTTCCTTATCTTCAGGTCCATTTTATGAGATATTTAAAAGTTCAAGCGTTGCTGGCTCAATTCTTTTACTTTTTGATGCCTTTGCAATACTATTATTGATAGATTCAGCAGTAAGTCCAGCAGGCACTACAGTAACTGGCATGGGTACTGGAACTAGGGTACTTTATGGTCTAGCTTCAAATGGATATTTGCCAGAAATCTTCCTTAAAATAGGGAAAACTAGGGTTCCTGTAATTTCTTTAATAACAGTTACAGTATTAGGCGGGATATTTCTTCTTCCCTTCCCTGCATGGATAGCATTAGTTGGAATAGTATCTTCAGCAGCAGTGTTTACATATATTATGGGTGGAATAAGCTTAGAGGTTTTAAGAAAGAAAGCTCCAGAACTACATAGACCTTATAGATTACCTTTAGCTAGAGTTCTTTCTCCTATTTCAACTCTCGTAGCTCTACTCATAGTATACTGGGCTGGCTTCGTTACTTTGTTTGAAGTAGTCACCATAATATTTGCAGGATTTCCAATATTGTTCGGATATTATGCTAGAAGAAACTGGAATATATCAGTTAGATTAGCTACTCTGCTTGGTGTAGCGAACGCACTTATAATTGGCATTCTAGATCTTTATTTCTTTATGATAACTAACGGATTAAGCATGAGTAATACTTTTGCTTTTATGATTTATTTAATAATAATGAGTATTTTGGTATTTTCAGATATGGCTATAATATATTTAAAGAGTGTTACTTCACGACAAGAAATAAAGTCAGGAGCGTGGATGCCAGCGCTGATATTTAGTGTTCTTGCTCTATCTTATTTCGGTAGTTTTGGGCTTGACGTATTAATACCTTTTCCTCAGGATCTAATGGTACTAATAGTTATAGGTCTATTTTTCCATTATATTGCAGTAAAAAGCGGAATTAAAACAAAAGCTATTGAGGAAATAATAGACAATATGAAGGGTTTAATATAA
- a CDS encoding type 1 glutamine amidotransferase, translating into MKYLIVKNYPIEGPGVLKEILRGEIKEIMAEDLHDEDFDALIIMGGPMGVYEKDKFPFLQKEIEIIRSSFEKGKRILGICLGSQLLSASLGGEVIKGQFGSEIGIKKVKFIGDLSYLGDANVFQWHGDTFSLPENAELLAYSEKYFQAFRLGKALGLQFHLEVNSSIVKDWLKEYGGDENLITDVSKNEIKLRELLEKIINYWLKL; encoded by the coding sequence ATGAAGTACTTAATAGTAAAGAATTATCCTATTGAAGGACCTGGAGTACTTAAGGAGATACTTAGAGGTGAAATAAAAGAGATTATGGCAGAAGATCTTCATGATGAAGATTTTGATGCATTAATTATTATGGGCGGTCCAATGGGAGTATACGAGAAGGATAAGTTTCCTTTCTTACAGAAAGAAATTGAAATTATAAGGTCCTCTTTTGAAAAAGGAAAAAGGATTTTAGGTATTTGTTTAGGTTCTCAGTTATTGTCTGCATCATTAGGTGGCGAGGTGATTAAGGGACAATTCGGTTCAGAAATAGGTATAAAAAAAGTAAAATTTATTGGAGATCTCTCTTATCTTGGGGACGCTAATGTATTTCAATGGCATGGCGATACTTTTTCTTTGCCAGAAAATGCCGAACTTTTAGCATATAGTGAGAAATATTTTCAAGCATTTAGACTAGGGAAAGCATTAGGTCTGCAGTTTCATTTAGAGGTTAATTCAAGTATAGTTAAAGATTGGTTAAAGGAATACGGAGGAGACGAAAATTTGATTACCGATGTTTCAAAAAATGAGATTAAGCTAAGAGAATTATTGGAAAAAATTATTAATTATTGGTTAAAACTTTAA
- a CDS encoding metal-dependent hydrolase family protein, which produces MAFDIALKNGNIFNGKEFIGKSNIYINNGKIVKVSKEELDAKQEIDAMDMFVMPGLIDAHMHISGIKGGSLLKLMFERPEYRTIRATKWLEKLLLAGFTTVRDCGDPISISLAKAVKEGIIKGPNVIAAGRPITQTFGHGELSHDIPLEVSETTGFSEICDGTESCIHAARKVLREGSDFIKIFATGGVLSQRDKPENPQLTYDEIKVIVNEAEKVGTYVAAHAHGDKGARIAIEAGIKTLEHGTLLQDETLKLMIEKKVTLTPTLSIQEVIYRHGKEIGVDEWGLEKIAMVRDSISSVVKKAKDYGITIITGTDLGFETGLEDIDIGKNWMEIVLLIEIGGLTPVEALRAATYNSSIAININSGLIDSGKEADLIIINGNPLEDIKDISKVSYVIKDGKIEVEERKIKN; this is translated from the coding sequence ATGGCTTTCGATATAGCGTTAAAAAATGGTAACATATTTAATGGAAAAGAATTTATAGGAAAAAGCAATATTTACATTAATAACGGTAAAATAGTAAAAGTATCCAAAGAGGAACTAGATGCCAAACAAGAAATAGACGCAATGGATATGTTTGTAATGCCAGGTTTAATTGATGCTCATATGCACATATCAGGAATTAAGGGTGGAAGTTTATTAAAACTAATGTTTGAAAGACCAGAATATAGAACTATAAGAGCTACTAAATGGTTAGAGAAACTACTGCTAGCTGGTTTTACAACAGTTAGAGATTGTGGAGATCCTATTTCTATATCATTAGCTAAAGCTGTAAAAGAAGGTATAATTAAAGGACCTAACGTAATTGCTGCAGGCAGACCTATAACTCAAACTTTTGGTCATGGAGAGTTGAGCCATGATATACCATTAGAAGTATCTGAGACTACTGGATTTTCAGAAATTTGCGATGGTACGGAATCATGTATTCATGCTGCAAGAAAAGTTTTGAGAGAAGGCTCAGACTTCATTAAGATATTCGCTACTGGAGGAGTTTTATCTCAGAGAGATAAACCAGAAAATCCTCAATTAACTTATGACGAAATAAAGGTTATCGTAAATGAAGCAGAAAAAGTAGGAACTTATGTTGCAGCTCATGCTCATGGAGATAAAGGAGCAAGGATTGCAATAGAGGCTGGAATAAAAACGTTAGAACATGGGACCTTGCTTCAGGACGAAACGTTAAAGTTGATGATAGAGAAAAAGGTTACTTTAACTCCTACATTATCTATTCAGGAAGTAATTTATAGACATGGTAAAGAGATAGGAGTTGATGAATGGGGATTAGAAAAGATTGCAATGGTAAGAGACAGTATCTCTTCAGTAGTAAAAAAGGCTAAAGACTATGGAATAACAATAATCACTGGAACTGATTTAGGTTTTGAGACTGGTCTTGAAGATATAGATATAGGAAAGAATTGGATGGAAATTGTTCTACTAATAGAAATAGGTGGTTTAACTCCAGTAGAGGCATTACGTGCTGCAACATATAATTCTTCAATAGCAATAAACATTAACTCTGGATTAATAGATTCTGGTAAAGAAGCTGACTTGATCATAATAAACGGAAATCCTTTAGAAGATATTAAAGATATATCGAAGGTCTCTTATGTTATTAAAGACGGAAAAATTGAAGTGGAAGAAAGAAAAATTAAAAACTAA
- a CDS encoding PQQ-binding-like beta-propeller repeat protein, which yields MTVGDVGFTFSAIANLLANEPQKVFRGMGYGAIYAFNAQNGQLIWMMYTKGELMPSPAVYGNELVFATGNGTIEAVNPYDGEELWQDNLQGYIDSMSSLDYYILPNGIPVFIAGFTLLQQPYGVVVAVNGENGDILWISTPTDWSIYDTSGGDGPVAVDQQSGIVVQENVANESNNYVYTIVTAYNASNGEELWTTPIGYGYLPVAFKSAVPYIDNGIVYITSPSTASVTALNITNGNVIWNTSLTPYVKPASPDTPGAPRGAPVIYNGYLWLTAGPYVLALNPSNGQIEDSYDIGGGFGITNPVIAGSTMFLANSFGWAIAIPLQDIVPSLQ from the coding sequence GTGACAGTAGGTGATGTAGGATTTACTTTCTCAGCAATTGCTAATCTATTAGCAAATGAGCCTCAAAAAGTTTTTAGAGGAATGGGTTACGGAGCAATTTATGCTTTTAATGCACAAAATGGGCAACTCATATGGATGATGTATACTAAAGGAGAATTAATGCCAAGCCCTGCAGTGTATGGAAACGAATTAGTATTTGCCACAGGAAACGGAACTATAGAGGCAGTGAATCCGTATGACGGGGAAGAATTATGGCAAGATAATTTACAAGGATATATAGATAGCATGTCAAGCCTTGATTATTATATATTACCTAATGGTATACCAGTATTCATTGCTGGATTCACTTTATTGCAACAACCTTACGGAGTAGTAGTAGCAGTAAATGGAGAAAATGGAGACATATTATGGATAAGCACTCCTACAGATTGGAGTATATATGATACAAGCGGAGGTGATGGACCAGTAGCTGTAGATCAACAATCTGGAATTGTAGTTCAAGAGAACGTAGCAAACGAAAGTAACAATTACGTATATACAATAGTAACAGCATACAATGCGTCTAATGGAGAGGAATTATGGACAACTCCTATAGGATATGGATATTTGCCGGTAGCCTTTAAATCAGCAGTACCATACATAGATAATGGAATAGTATACATAACCAGTCCATCTACTGCCAGTGTAACTGCGCTAAATATAACTAACGGTAATGTAATATGGAATACTAGCTTGACTCCATATGTAAAACCGGCTTCTCCAGATACTCCTGGAGCACCTAGAGGAGCACCAGTAATCTATAACGGATATTTATGGTTAACAGCAGGACCATATGTATTAGCATTAAATCCTTCTAATGGACAAATAGAGGACTCCTATGATATTGGCGGAGGATTCGGAATAACTAATCCAGTAATAGCTGGCAGTACAATGTTTCTAGCTAATTCATTTGGATGGGCTATAGCTATACCACTACAAGATATAGTCCCTTCATTACAATAA
- a CDS encoding M20/M25/M40 family metallo-hydrolase translates to MLSEEEKEYSLNKYIEFLRHPSISSTGEGIRETAGWLKDFMNDLGISARIEETGGNPVVYGEVNNGGNKTLLVYNHYDVQPVDPLDEWRFPPFSATIKDGYIFARGASDNKGTLTARLIAFSKYNGKLNFKFLFEGEEEEEVLIYRNM, encoded by the coding sequence ATGCTAAGTGAAGAAGAAAAGGAATATTCTCTTAATAAATATATAGAGTTTTTGAGACATCCTTCAATCTCTTCAACGGGAGAAGGAATAAGGGAAACTGCAGGCTGGTTAAAGGATTTTATGAATGATCTTGGTATTAGTGCTAGAATTGAGGAGACTGGAGGAAATCCAGTAGTCTATGGTGAAGTTAATAATGGGGGAAATAAAACCCTCTTGGTATACAATCATTATGATGTTCAGCCCGTCGATCCATTAGATGAGTGGAGATTTCCTCCTTTTTCTGCAACGATAAAAGATGGTTATATTTTTGCTAGAGGAGCTTCTGACAATAAAGGCACATTAACGGCAAGATTAATTGCTTTTTCCAAGTATAATGGAAAATTAAATTTTAAATTCCTATTTGAAGGTGAAGAGGAAGAGGAAGTATTAATTTATCGAAATATGTAG
- a CDS encoding M20/M25/M40 family metallo-hydrolase, with product MNLSKYVEKNSEKLKSNAVIMEGSGLDIKGRPMIVLGVKGLVYIQINLRTGERDVHSSNAPIVYNPVWELIKLLNSIFDGEKVKLKGFYDDITPLSKEVTELLDKYDQDPEELRKSLGIYKLKNNDLRSLFTEPTCNIDGIISGYVGKGSKTIVPSSVSVKLDFRLVPNQDPKKIFSSLLEHVKNQGFNVEIIEMGLEKPVRTEPNTAVTKAMVSSAKKVYSTEPLIIPNAAGTQPMGLFFDLGIKEIVSAIGVGTPSSNAHAPNENVKIENFYKAIEHAYEFYNEYEKI from the coding sequence ATTAATTTATCGAAATATGTAGAAAAGAACTCAGAAAAACTAAAATCTAATGCAGTAATAATGGAGGGTTCTGGTTTAGATATTAAAGGTAGGCCTATGATAGTATTAGGTGTTAAAGGACTTGTATACATTCAAATAAACTTGAGAACTGGGGAAAGAGACGTTCATTCTTCTAACGCTCCTATAGTTTATAATCCAGTATGGGAATTGATAAAGCTCTTGAATTCTATTTTTGATGGTGAAAAGGTAAAGTTGAAAGGATTTTATGATGATATAACACCTTTAAGTAAGGAAGTGACTGAGCTTTTAGATAAATATGATCAAGACCCAGAGGAATTAAGAAAATCTTTAGGTATATATAAATTAAAAAATAATGATTTAAGATCTCTGTTTACTGAACCTACTTGTAACATAGACGGTATTATTTCTGGTTACGTAGGAAAAGGAAGTAAGACTATAGTTCCATCATCTGTTAGTGTTAAACTTGATTTTAGATTAGTTCCTAATCAGGATCCTAAAAAGATTTTTTCGTCCCTTTTAGAACACGTAAAAAATCAAGGATTTAACGTGGAAATTATAGAGATGGGACTAGAGAAACCAGTAAGGACTGAGCCTAATACTGCAGTCACTAAAGCTATGGTATCCTCAGCAAAGAAAGTTTACTCTACGGAGCCATTAATTATTCCTAATGCAGCAGGGACTCAGCCTATGGGTTTATTCTTTGATCTTGGAATAAAGGAAATAGTCAGCGCTATAGGTGTAGGTACTCCCTCATCTAATGCTCACGCTCCTAATGAAAACGTAAAGATAGAGAATTTCTATAAAGCCATAGAACACGCATACGAATTTTATAACGAATATGAAAAAATTTAA